In Pseudofrankia saprophytica, one genomic interval encodes:
- a CDS encoding TetR/AcrR family transcriptional regulator, which yields MDTSPTRGRTRGRSGGRAAGSGRAAAGGESERRAAIVEIAAGLFAERGYRATTVREIADAAGMLSGSLYHHFDSKESIVDELLSSFLDDLHARHAAIAADQAGPSDTIAALVRAAFVTIARHRAAVTVFQNERGYLATLPRFAYLRASEAESQRLWLAALRDGVAAGELRADLDPRLTHRFLRDAIWVSVHWYSPDGPLGPAELAEQFLTTVFDGIRVRPAG from the coding sequence GTGGACACCTCACCGACGCGTGGTCGAACCCGGGGACGTTCCGGCGGCCGCGCCGCCGGGAGTGGGCGAGCGGCGGCGGGGGGCGAGTCGGAGCGGCGCGCGGCGATCGTCGAGATCGCCGCCGGCCTGTTCGCGGAGCGGGGCTACCGGGCGACGACGGTCCGGGAGATCGCGGACGCCGCCGGCATGCTCTCCGGCAGCCTCTACCACCACTTCGACTCCAAGGAGTCGATCGTCGACGAGCTCCTGTCGAGCTTCCTCGACGACCTGCACGCCCGGCACGCCGCGATAGCCGCCGACCAGGCGGGCCCGAGTGACACGATCGCCGCGCTGGTGCGGGCCGCGTTCGTCACGATCGCGCGGCACCGCGCCGCCGTCACCGTGTTCCAGAACGAGCGTGGCTACCTGGCGACGCTGCCGCGGTTCGCCTACCTGCGCGCCTCCGAGGCGGAAAGCCAGCGGCTGTGGCTCGCGGCGCTGCGCGACGGCGTCGCCGCCGGTGAGCTGCGCGCCGACCTCGACCCCAGGCTCACGCACCGCTTCCTGCGCGACGCGATCTGGGTGTCGGTGCACTGGTACTCCCCTGATGGGCCCCTCGGCCCGGCGGAGCTGGCCGAGCAGTTCCTCACCACTGTCTTCGACGGCATCCGCGTCCGCCCGGCCGGCTAG
- a CDS encoding BlaI/MecI/CopY family transcriptional regulator codes for MVPDADGFADDTGDDRLGAGGLLDEAVTDADLFGGDVLTDQTAGDTVLTARIRRRSPGSLEAEILNVLHTARRELSPGQVRERLASGATLSYSAVVTTLTRLHGKGVVTRRRAGRAFLYLAESDAASLVAWRMNRLLDEQADHRPALTHFLAALSPGDEAVIRQLLAESPADPVEPATGHAPGEDEPDGAAGRVPQDGRGAGETTGPWDGRHGSGNGRAPAGR; via the coding sequence GTGGTTCCCGATGCCGACGGATTCGCGGACGATACCGGTGACGACCGCCTGGGCGCTGGTGGCCTCCTCGACGAGGCCGTGACCGACGCCGACCTCTTCGGCGGTGACGTCCTGACAGACCAGACAGCGGGGGACACGGTCCTCACCGCCCGGATACGGCGGCGCTCGCCGGGCTCGTTGGAGGCGGAGATCCTCAACGTGCTGCACACCGCGCGCCGCGAGCTCTCCCCCGGCCAGGTGCGCGAGCGTCTTGCCAGCGGCGCCACGCTGTCCTACAGCGCCGTGGTCACGACACTGACCCGTCTGCACGGCAAGGGGGTCGTCACCCGCCGCCGGGCCGGCCGCGCCTTCCTCTACCTGGCGGAGTCCGACGCGGCGAGCCTGGTCGCCTGGCGCATGAACCGCCTGCTCGACGAGCAGGCCGACCACCGCCCGGCGCTCACCCACTTCCTCGCCGCGCTCTCCCCCGGCGACGAGGCGGTGATCCGCCAGCTGCTCGCCGAAAGCCCCGCCGACCCGGTCGAGCCGGCCACCGGCCACGCGCCGGGCGAGGACGAGCCGGACGGCGCCGCCGGGCGCGTCCCCCAGGACGGGCGGGGCGCTGGCGAGACGACAGGCCCGTGGGACGGGAGGCACGGCTCCGGCAACGGCCGCGCACCGGCCGGACGCTAG
- a CDS encoding M56 family metallopeptidase, giving the protein MVGELVLCALVAPLLGTFVMRLLADRVAAGIAVVAFTVSACLLALGTALVLLAGGIHTTTALVNTGKRGWTAEAWADAGQDMWLSGPCALVAVLAGVSAGRAWRRQRTALRAAGVEAAALPGEDVVVVVPGKHPDAFTLPGSPGRIVVTESMRAALSPDELGVVLAHERAHLRGRHHRYVDATRLAAAGQPLLRPVARLVEYGVERWADERAAVEVGDRVRVARAIGTVALVTAATGPPSSPGSASTGSRCPAGHTSLGAAPSALRIATPDWLAEPEPSAATVSRRARRGDPVRRPPRASRTGRAPRPGPVPRRVRALLRPLPASSHLMLLTIPAFLSLGSCFFAGNICYDLHLPLAMALELEAQF; this is encoded by the coding sequence ATGGTCGGCGAGCTGGTCCTCTGCGCGCTGGTCGCTCCGTTGCTCGGCACGTTCGTGATGCGCCTGCTGGCGGACCGGGTGGCCGCGGGCATCGCCGTCGTCGCCTTCACGGTCTCCGCCTGCCTGCTCGCGCTCGGGACGGCCCTGGTGCTGCTCGCGGGCGGCATCCACACGACGACGGCCCTGGTCAACACCGGTAAACGGGGATGGACCGCCGAGGCCTGGGCCGACGCAGGCCAGGACATGTGGCTGTCCGGGCCGTGCGCGCTCGTCGCCGTCCTGGCCGGCGTCTCGGCGGGGCGGGCGTGGCGCCGGCAGCGGACCGCCCTGCGGGCCGCCGGGGTCGAGGCGGCCGCGCTACCCGGCGAGGACGTCGTCGTGGTGGTCCCCGGCAAGCACCCGGACGCGTTCACGCTGCCCGGCTCACCCGGCCGGATCGTGGTCACCGAGTCCATGCGCGCGGCGCTGAGCCCGGACGAGCTCGGGGTGGTGCTCGCGCACGAGCGCGCCCACCTGCGCGGCCGCCACCATCGCTACGTCGACGCCACGAGGCTCGCCGCCGCCGGCCAGCCGCTGCTGCGCCCTGTCGCCCGGCTGGTCGAGTACGGCGTCGAGCGCTGGGCCGACGAGCGCGCCGCGGTCGAGGTCGGCGACCGGGTGCGGGTCGCCCGCGCGATCGGCACGGTCGCGCTGGTCACCGCCGCGACCGGCCCGCCCTCGTCCCCTGGCTCCGCCTCGACCGGCTCCCGCTGCCCGGCCGGTCACACGTCGCTGGGCGCCGCTCCCTCCGCGCTGCGCATCGCCACTCCCGACTGGCTGGCGGAGCCGGAGCCCTCCGCGGCCACCGTGTCCCGCCGCGCGCGGCGGGGCGATCCGGTCCGCCGCCCCCCGCGTGCCAGTCGCACCGGTCGGGCCCCCCGGCCGGGTCCGGTCCCGCGCCGGGTCCGCGCCCTGCTGCGCCCGCTGCCCGCCTCCAGCCACCTGATGCTGCTGACGATCCCGGCCTTCCTGTCGCTCGGCTCCTGCTTCTTCGCCGGCAACATCTGCTACGACCTCCACCTCCCCCTGGCCATGGCCCTCGAGCTCGAGGCCCAGTTCTAG
- a CDS encoding PPOX class F420-dependent oxidoreductase, translating to MVAMGAGEWREFAAAGTRTGKLATVRADGRPHIAPIWFVLDGDDILFNTGADTVKGRNLRRDGRASLCVDDDTPPYAFVIVSGTVTLSEDLAEVRRWATAIGGRYMGADRAEEFGRRNGVPGELLVRLTPTSITAQRAVAD from the coding sequence ATGGTGGCGATGGGTGCGGGGGAGTGGCGGGAGTTCGCGGCGGCGGGGACACGGACGGGGAAGCTTGCCACCGTGCGGGCGGACGGGCGGCCGCACATCGCGCCGATCTGGTTCGTGCTCGACGGCGACGACATCCTGTTCAACACAGGCGCCGACACCGTCAAGGGGCGCAACCTGCGCAGGGACGGCCGGGCGAGCCTGTGCGTCGACGACGACACGCCGCCGTACGCGTTCGTGATCGTGAGCGGCACCGTGACCCTGTCGGAGGATCTGGCCGAGGTCCGTCGCTGGGCGACCGCGATCGGCGGCCGCTACATGGGCGCCGACCGCGCAGAGGAGTTCGGCCGCCGCAACGGCGTACCCGGCGAGCTACTCGTCCGCCTCACGCCCACCAGCATCACCGCGCAGCGCGCCGTCGCCGACTAG
- a CDS encoding TetR/AcrR family transcriptional regulator has translation MAGDAGGVGAGASGRGTQAKREAIMKAAFEVFARQGYAATSLDDIATATPASRQTVYNHFGDKEKLFLAVVDERITANLQALREATLAFPNRVDGTDEAEKYLVDLARRINDVYASPGTASLRLLVQTEAPRHAALQALWRSRAATPVWPTLIGSLARLAHAGALDIDDPARAAGQFVTLVTGVSWAMTELGTFAISPPPAQDSDELDLAIRSNVSLFVRAYAPGVTARRDR, from the coding sequence GTGGCTGGCGACGCAGGCGGTGTCGGCGCGGGGGCGTCAGGCCGCGGCACGCAGGCCAAACGAGAGGCGATCATGAAGGCGGCGTTCGAGGTCTTCGCCCGCCAGGGCTACGCCGCGACCAGCCTCGACGACATCGCGACGGCGACTCCCGCCTCACGCCAGACCGTGTACAACCACTTCGGCGACAAGGAAAAGCTCTTCCTCGCGGTCGTGGATGAGCGGATCACGGCGAACCTGCAGGCCCTGCGCGAAGCGACACTCGCGTTTCCCAACCGGGTGGACGGCACCGACGAAGCCGAGAAGTACCTCGTCGACCTCGCCCGGCGCATCAACGACGTCTATGCCAGCCCAGGCACTGCGTCGCTGCGCCTGCTCGTTCAGACGGAGGCGCCACGCCATGCCGCCCTCCAGGCGCTGTGGCGGTCCCGGGCGGCGACGCCCGTCTGGCCCACCCTCATCGGCAGCCTGGCCCGTCTCGCCCACGCCGGAGCCCTCGACATCGACGACCCGGCCCGCGCGGCCGGCCAGTTCGTCACCCTGGTCACCGGGGTCTCGTGGGCGATGACGGAGCTCGGCACGTTCGCGATCTCCCCACCACCGGCTCAGGACTCCGACGAACTGGACCTGGCCATCCGTTCGAATGTCAGCCTCTTCGTCCGCGCCTACGCCCCGGGTGTCACCGCCCGCCGCGACCGCTGA
- a CDS encoding NAD(P)/FAD-dependent oxidoreductase: MSTPRVPHTVVIGAGPAGLTAAYQLVARDAAVTVFESDDVVGGISRTVERDGWRFDIGGHRFFTKVAAVEALWREILAADDFLVRPRMSRIYYQGKLYDYPLRALNALRNLGPGQAALAIGSYARARVRPPKNQADNYEAWLVARFGWRLYRRFFKTYTEKLWGIPVSEMPADWAAQRVKNLSLSSAIVNAVLPRRNQKEITSLIEEFHYPKYGPGMMWEEAARKVEKMGGTVTMNTSVTAVHRADGGAVAVTVTTSAGDRRRVPADHVISSTPLSTLVLGMDPPAPARVVEAARDLRYRDYLTVALVVPAEFSFPDNWIYIHDPGVRVGRIQNYGSWSPYLVKEGRTCLGLEFFVFEGDDMWTKPDDELIALGTRELETLGLVRRGVVEKGYVVRVPKAYPTYDQYYRNNVAIMRKWLAENVPNVHPVGRNGMHRYNNADHSMLTAMLTVENIVDGTSHDVWTVNVEEEYHEEKRPAGRARPTGTGRDAPIIPRRS, translated from the coding sequence GTGTCCACACCCAGGGTTCCGCACACGGTGGTCATCGGAGCCGGGCCGGCCGGCCTGACCGCCGCGTACCAGCTGGTGGCACGTGACGCCGCCGTCACGGTCTTCGAGTCCGACGACGTGGTGGGCGGCATCAGCCGCACCGTCGAACGTGACGGCTGGCGGTTCGACATCGGCGGCCACCGGTTCTTCACCAAGGTCGCCGCCGTGGAGGCCCTGTGGCGGGAAATCCTGGCCGCCGACGACTTCCTGGTCCGGCCCCGGATGAGCCGGATTTACTACCAGGGCAAGCTCTATGACTACCCGCTGCGGGCACTCAACGCCCTGCGCAACCTCGGGCCGGGCCAGGCGGCGCTCGCCATCGGGTCCTACGCCCGGGCACGCGTCCGCCCGCCGAAGAACCAGGCAGACAACTATGAGGCCTGGCTGGTGGCGCGGTTCGGCTGGCGCCTCTACCGCAGGTTCTTCAAGACCTACACCGAGAAACTGTGGGGTATCCCGGTCAGCGAGATGCCGGCCGACTGGGCCGCGCAGCGGGTGAAGAACCTCTCGCTGTCCTCGGCCATCGTCAACGCCGTCCTGCCCAGGCGGAACCAGAAGGAGATCACCAGCCTCATCGAGGAGTTCCACTACCCCAAGTACGGTCCCGGCATGATGTGGGAGGAGGCCGCCCGCAAGGTCGAGAAGATGGGTGGCACGGTCACGATGAACACCTCGGTGACGGCCGTGCACCGCGCGGACGGCGGCGCCGTCGCCGTCACCGTGACCACGAGTGCCGGCGACCGGAGGCGGGTACCCGCCGACCACGTCATCTCGTCCACGCCGCTGTCGACGCTGGTGCTGGGCATGGACCCGCCAGCGCCTGCCCGCGTGGTCGAGGCGGCGCGTGACCTGCGCTACCGCGACTATCTGACGGTCGCGCTCGTGGTCCCGGCGGAGTTCAGCTTCCCTGACAACTGGATCTACATCCACGATCCCGGGGTCCGCGTCGGCAGGATCCAGAACTACGGATCGTGGTCCCCCTACCTGGTGAAGGAGGGGAGGACGTGCCTCGGCCTCGAGTTCTTCGTCTTCGAGGGCGACGACATGTGGACGAAGCCGGACGACGAACTGATCGCCCTCGGCACCCGGGAGCTCGAGACGCTGGGACTGGTCCGACGAGGGGTCGTGGAGAAGGGCTACGTCGTCCGGGTCCCCAAGGCATATCCGACCTACGACCAGTACTACCGAAACAACGTCGCGATCATGCGGAAGTGGCTGGCGGAGAACGTCCCGAACGTTCACCCCGTGGGCCGCAACGGCATGCACCGGTACAACAACGCGGACCACTCGATGCTCACCGCCATGCTGACGGTGGAGAACATCGTCGACGGCACCAGCCACGACGTCTGGACCGTCAACGTCGAGGAGGAATACCACGAGGAGAAGCGCCCGGCCGGCCGCGCGCGCCCGACGGGCACCGGCCGCGACGCCCCCATCATTCCTCGACGGTCGTGA
- a CDS encoding GNAT family N-acetyltransferase, giving the protein MGVKNEVRRITESDGTRLREVRLAALADAPAAFWQTFDGEAARPHDDWHRRAVRAATGDGHATFLLERDGEPAGMVDVHRPSMAPEFREFAAMWVAPAVRGTGAADLLIEGALAWARSVGAIGIRLWVEVANHAAQRAYRRHGFQQIGGPDRDHADPAGKSYLLMALALNAEAAASPTFLARASAPWTDESA; this is encoded by the coding sequence ATGGGTGTGAAAAACGAGGTTCGCCGTATCACCGAGTCCGACGGCACGCGGCTGCGCGAGGTGCGGCTGGCCGCGCTCGCCGACGCGCCCGCGGCGTTCTGGCAGACGTTCGACGGCGAGGCCGCGCGACCACACGACGACTGGCACCGCCGGGCCGTCCGGGCCGCGACGGGGGACGGGCACGCGACGTTCCTGCTGGAGCGCGACGGCGAGCCGGCCGGGATGGTCGACGTCCACCGGCCGTCGATGGCCCCGGAGTTCCGCGAGTTCGCCGCGATGTGGGTCGCGCCGGCCGTGCGCGGCACCGGCGCGGCCGACCTCCTGATCGAGGGCGCGCTGGCCTGGGCGCGCTCGGTCGGCGCGATCGGGATCCGGCTGTGGGTGGAGGTCGCGAACCACGCGGCGCAGCGGGCGTACCGCCGGCACGGGTTCCAGCAGATCGGTGGTCCCGACCGTGACCACGCCGACCCGGCCGGGAAGTCCTACCTGCTGATGGCGCTCGCGCTGAACGCCGAGGCGGCGGCGTCGCCGACCTTCCTCGCCCGCGCGAGCGCCCCCTGGACCGACGAGTCCGCCTGA